A window from Cryptomeria japonica chromosome 1, Sugi_1.0, whole genome shotgun sequence encodes these proteins:
- the LOC131858245 gene encoding putative pentatricopeptide repeat-containing protein At1g68930, with protein MTARHAQNSLVENSLEIFKKMQLADVELNSTTFSSILLACAKMGALDEGMKIHRKVFEDGFSSDVIVVTALIDMYAKCGNLQKAHELFDGIPQQDVVSWTAIVAGYEQNGFVDKALEIFKHMQFSGVKPKFNNFCQPSSTPVLRFGVGCERPSSNDLFAITLADMNAKCGRT; from the coding sequence ATGACTGCAAGACATGCACAAAATAGCCTTGTGGAAAACTCTTTAGAGATTTTTAAGAAAATGCAGTTGGCAGATGTAGAGCTAAACTCaacaaccttttccagcatcctccttGCGTGCGCCAAAATGGGAGCCTTGGACGAGGGTATGAAAATCCATCGAAAAGTGTTTGAAGATGGATTTTCTTCAGATGTTATAGTTGTGACAGCcttgatagacatgtatgcaaaatgtggaaatctACAGAAGGCACATGAATTGTTTGATGGTATACCTCAACAAGATGTGGTTTCATGGACTGCAATTGTCGCTGGATATGAACAGAATGGGTTTGTTGATAAAGCTTTGGAGATATTCAAGCATATGCAATTTTCAGGTGTAAAGCCCAAATTCAACAACTTCTGCCAGCCTTCCTCTACGCCAGTGCTAAGGTTTGGAGTAGGCTGTGAACGTCCATCATCGAATGACTTATTTGCTATTACCTTGGCCGATATGAATGCAAAGTGTGGAAGAACatag